One Edaphobacter flagellatus genomic region harbors:
- a CDS encoding YciI family protein, with the protein MRFMMLMIPKGYESAEPGAMPSAEAVAAMMKYNESLRKAGVLLSLDGLHPPSMGARVTFDGGKPHVIDGPFIEAKEVLGGYWMIQVRSREEAIEWAKRCPVLGNDTIEVRQVQEFADFPDDVQKELGRFPEMQPHHPGSRAS; encoded by the coding sequence ATGCGATTCATGATGCTCATGATCCCCAAAGGCTACGAGAGCGCCGAACCCGGCGCGATGCCCTCTGCTGAGGCCGTCGCCGCCATGATGAAGTACAACGAATCCCTCAGGAAGGCCGGTGTGCTGCTCTCGCTCGACGGCTTGCACCCTCCTTCGATGGGCGCGCGCGTCACCTTCGACGGAGGCAAGCCTCACGTCATCGATGGCCCCTTTATCGAAGCCAAAGAAGTTCTTGGCGGCTACTGGATGATCCAGGTACGCTCGCGCGAAGAAGCCATCGAGTGGGCAAAGCGCTGCCCCGTCCTCGGCAACGACACCATCGAGGTTCGTCAGGTACAGGAGTTCGCCGATTTTCCCGACGACGTCCAGAAAGAGCTCGGCAGGTTCCCCGAGATGCAGCCTCACCATCCCGGCTCACGCGCTTCCTGA
- a CDS encoding YciI family protein, whose translation MRSSNWSAFTTFVVIYGLALLAGSQTAIAPLEIIFQKNFTGVSISTDSVRRIGKSGRTRSSCHDRPEQRFTPKGETMRFLMISRPADTAASEAGAPPTPEMMQKMGELIQRKFAEGKLISTEGCLPSSKGALVNLTGGKLSITDGPFSEAREIVGGFAIFKLNSMREAIAEAHEFLEIVGGGDVKILTLYDQPACDTATL comes from the coding sequence ATGCGCTCAAGCAACTGGTCCGCTTTCACTACATTTGTCGTCATCTATGGCCTTGCGCTTCTGGCTGGCTCACAAACCGCGATCGCACCGCTCGAAATAATTTTCCAGAAAAACTTCACGGGCGTGTCGATATCGACCGACTCCGTTCGACGTATAGGTAAGAGCGGACGAACCCGGTCTTCGTGCCACGATCGTCCCGAACAACGATTTACACCCAAAGGAGAAACAATGCGCTTCCTCATGATTTCCCGCCCCGCCGACACCGCAGCCTCTGAAGCCGGCGCACCGCCCACCCCCGAGATGATGCAGAAGATGGGCGAGCTCATCCAGAGAAAGTTTGCCGAAGGCAAGCTGATCTCCACCGAAGGCTGTCTGCCCAGCTCCAAGGGTGCGCTCGTCAATCTCACAGGCGGCAAGCTCTCCATCACCGACGGTCCCTTCTCCGAAGCCAGGGAGATCGTCGGCGGCTTCGCCATCTTCAAGCTGAACTCCATGCGCGAGGCCATCGCCGAAGCTCACGAGTTCCTCGAGATCGTCGGCGGCGGCGATGTCAAGATCCTCACCCTCTACGACCAACCGGCCTGCGACACCGCCACGCTTTAA
- a CDS encoding YciI family protein, whose protein sequence is MRFMIIRKSDANMETGALPDKNLLAAIGRYYQDMRDAGVLVAGEWLRPTAKSARIVASQGKQTVVDGPFTELKEVIAGFIVIEVPSLEEAIRWARRCPTLTGVVDAQAEIRQVVEASDFPADCAEPLTLHASKTMAADAERLLKLQTV, encoded by the coding sequence ATGCGCTTCATGATCATCCGCAAATCCGACGCCAACATGGAGACCGGCGCTCTCCCCGACAAGAACCTCCTCGCCGCCATCGGCCGTTACTACCAGGACATGCGCGACGCCGGAGTCCTCGTCGCTGGCGAATGGCTCCGCCCCACCGCCAAATCCGCACGCATCGTTGCCTCGCAGGGCAAACAAACCGTCGTCGACGGTCCCTTCACCGAACTCAAGGAAGTGATCGCCGGCTTCATCGTCATCGAAGTCCCCTCCCTCGAAGAAGCCATTCGCTGGGCTCGCCGCTGCCCCACCCTCACCGGCGTCGTCGACGCCCAGGCCGAAATCCGTCAGGTTGTCGAAGCCTCCGACTTCCCCGCCGACTGCGCCGAGCCCCTCACCCTGCACGCCTCGAAGACCATGGCCGCCGACGCCGAAAGACTCCTCAAGCTTCAGACCGTCTAG
- a CDS encoding CPBP family intramembrane glutamic endopeptidase, with amino-acid sequence MSHPSTPPLPEDLKRDFSQPQAPAVRPIAPLPKEVEAIIIEAPPPSVAPGPGVPARVPHLGHAVLFVSLAALVLVFTQITLLGLSHPVADPHRTANAALHPKLIIASQAITYLVTLGISFFFFPLLWQRSFADGIQWDFATARRNAWKLIPIGLITGFAVQAISSLIPVPKSIPMDDFFRHTSDVWLVTAFGTLVAPLFEEIAFRGFLFPAFAIAYDWLSLPKTPAARERWHNTTGLTTAAIVFSTILSSILFALLHAEQLAHAWVALFVLFCVSLVLSIVRIKTRSVACSTLVHASYNASVFLTLFIATGGYRHLERLAR; translated from the coding sequence ATGAGCCACCCTTCCACACCTCCGCTTCCTGAAGACCTCAAGCGGGACTTCTCCCAGCCGCAGGCACCGGCCGTCCGGCCCATTGCGCCTCTGCCCAAGGAAGTCGAAGCCATCATCATCGAGGCTCCGCCGCCCTCTGTCGCCCCCGGCCCCGGAGTCCCCGCGCGCGTCCCGCACCTTGGCCACGCCGTGCTCTTCGTCTCCCTGGCGGCTCTTGTTCTGGTCTTCACGCAGATTACGCTGCTTGGCCTGTCGCATCCGGTAGCCGATCCGCACCGTACAGCCAACGCAGCGCTCCACCCCAAGCTGATCATCGCCTCACAAGCGATCACCTACCTCGTTACGCTCGGCATCTCCTTCTTCTTCTTTCCGCTGCTCTGGCAGCGCAGCTTCGCCGACGGCATCCAGTGGGACTTCGCCACCGCCCGCCGCAACGCCTGGAAGTTGATCCCCATAGGCCTCATCACCGGCTTCGCCGTGCAGGCCATCTCCTCGCTCATCCCCGTGCCCAAGTCGATCCCCATGGACGACTTCTTCCGCCATACCTCCGACGTCTGGCTGGTCACGGCATTCGGCACCCTGGTCGCTCCGCTGTTCGAGGAGATCGCCTTCCGCGGCTTCCTCTTCCCCGCCTTCGCCATCGCCTACGACTGGCTCTCGCTGCCCAAAACCCCCGCCGCCCGAGAACGCTGGCACAACACCACCGGCCTCACCACGGCAGCCATCGTCTTCTCGACCATCCTGTCGAGCATCCTGTTCGCCCTGCTGCACGCCGAACAGCTCGCCCACGCCTGGGTCGCCCTCTTCGTCCTCTTCTGCGTCTCGCTGGTCCTCTCCATCGTGCGCATCAAGACCCGCTCCGTAGCCTGCTCAACCCTCGTCCACGCCAGCTACAACGCATCCGTCTTCCTGACACTCTTCATCGCGACCGGAGGCTATCGCCATCTAGAGCGTCTGGCGCGTTAG
- the uvrA gene encoding excinuclease ABC subunit UvrA, with translation MSTSPVTAPETKTRSPRPGITHITVRGARQHNLRNVSVSIPRNTLTVVTGLSGSGKSSLAFDTIYAEGQRRYVETLSAYARQFLDQMERPDVDSIDGLSPAISIEQKTTSRSPRSTVGTITEIYDYLRLLYASVGQPHCPNCHRPISRQSADQIVERIVALAPGERITVFAPIVRGRKGEFREELEALDQQGFRARVDGEMIEITDGMRLEKRKNHTIEAIVDRIILKPLPPDNTSAALAGAAPKYDTRRLEASVAKALQMANGLVLIGIQDPVTRHQEETLYSSSMACPDCGINVPKLEPRSFSFNSAYGACPECHGLGSIYDFDPAKTITDWSKPLLDGAMGPGSASQYLLRLIKLAAEKYKININQPFEKLTHEQQNLFLYGPPKGEAGRTGFHGIFAYLRANLEDSKSEGYREYMMQYMSATTCPRCHGKRLRPESLAVTVNGQSIADFTGLSLERALTSAKTMNFTGRERLIADRLQREVIERLEFLNAVGLGYLSLDRSAATLSGGEGQRIRLATQIGSRLRGVLYVLDEPSIGLHQRDNQRLISALENLRDLGNTVLVVEHDEDTIRKADYVLDLGPGAGKNGGHLIADGTPQQIMDNPASVTGQYLAGKIDIVTRPTPGQAPRPLTGNWITVENATAHNLKNVTAHFPLGVMTVITGVSGSGKSTLVNDILYRALAKELYGSREEPGQHGKVRGISQIDKVIEIDQSPIGRTPRSNPATYTGVFSAIRDLFAMLPESRERGYKPGRFSFNVQGGRCEACQGEGQRRIEMNFLPDVYVLCEVCNGRRYNHETLAVKFNGYSIADLLDLAIEDALPVLKDIPAVHQKLQTLVDVGLGYIHLGQSATTLSGGEAQRMKLARELSKRQTGRTLYLLDEPTTGLHFDDVRKLLEVLHRLTDLGNTVVIIEHNLDIIRNADYILDLGPEGGEGGGQIIAHGTPEQVATVKGSYTAEFLARHYTPAQLAASRNGSSHVGPQSASISAATDPDKKAKGKFVPPEKKTGVPTPRTVKLAEATDSASKKKKSTAGKTAKSKKKA, from the coding sequence ATGAGCACCTCACCCGTTACCGCGCCGGAAACGAAGACCCGGTCCCCCCGGCCAGGCATCACCCACATCACCGTGCGGGGAGCACGTCAGCACAACCTGCGCAACGTCTCCGTCTCCATCCCACGCAATACACTCACCGTCGTCACCGGGCTTTCGGGATCGGGGAAATCCTCCCTCGCCTTCGACACCATCTACGCCGAAGGCCAGCGCCGCTACGTCGAAACCCTCTCCGCCTACGCCCGCCAGTTCCTCGACCAGATGGAGCGCCCCGACGTCGACTCCATCGACGGCCTCTCCCCCGCCATCTCCATCGAGCAGAAGACCACCTCCCGCTCGCCGCGCTCCACCGTCGGCACCATCACTGAGATCTACGACTACCTGCGCCTGCTCTATGCCTCCGTCGGCCAGCCGCACTGCCCCAACTGCCACCGCCCCATCTCACGCCAGTCGGCAGATCAGATCGTCGAACGCATCGTCGCCCTCGCCCCCGGCGAGCGCATCACCGTCTTCGCTCCTATCGTCCGCGGCCGCAAAGGCGAGTTCCGCGAAGAGCTCGAAGCGCTCGACCAGCAGGGCTTCCGCGCCCGCGTCGACGGCGAAATGATCGAGATCACCGACGGCATGCGCCTCGAAAAGCGTAAGAACCACACCATCGAGGCTATCGTCGACCGCATCATCCTCAAGCCGCTGCCGCCGGATAACACCTCTGCCGCGCTCGCGGGCGCCGCGCCCAAATACGATACCCGCCGCCTCGAGGCCTCCGTGGCCAAGGCCCTCCAGATGGCCAACGGCCTCGTCCTCATCGGCATCCAGGACCCCGTCACCCGCCACCAGGAAGAGACCCTCTATTCCTCGTCGATGGCCTGCCCCGACTGCGGCATCAACGTCCCCAAGCTCGAGCCGCGTAGCTTCTCCTTCAACTCCGCCTACGGTGCCTGCCCCGAGTGCCACGGCCTCGGCTCCATCTACGACTTCGACCCCGCGAAAACCATCACCGACTGGTCCAAACCGCTCCTCGATGGCGCGATGGGTCCCGGCTCCGCCTCCCAATACCTCCTGCGCCTCATCAAGCTCGCCGCCGAAAAATACAAGATCAACATCAATCAGCCGTTCGAAAAACTCACGCACGAGCAGCAAAATCTCTTCCTCTACGGGCCACCCAAGGGCGAGGCAGGACGCACCGGCTTCCACGGCATCTTCGCCTACCTCCGTGCCAACCTCGAAGACTCCAAGTCCGAGGGCTATCGCGAGTACATGATGCAGTACATGTCCGCGACCACCTGCCCGCGCTGCCACGGCAAACGCCTGCGGCCCGAATCCCTCGCCGTCACCGTCAACGGACAAAGCATCGCCGACTTCACCGGGCTGTCCCTCGAAAGAGCCCTCACCAGCGCGAAGACCATGAACTTCACCGGCCGTGAGCGCCTGATCGCCGACCGCCTCCAGCGCGAGGTCATCGAGCGTCTCGAATTCCTCAACGCCGTCGGCCTCGGCTATCTGTCTCTCGATCGCTCCGCCGCCACGCTCTCCGGAGGCGAAGGCCAGCGCATCCGCCTCGCTACGCAGATCGGCTCGCGCCTCCGCGGCGTTCTCTACGTCCTCGATGAACCGAGCATTGGCCTGCACCAGCGCGATAACCAGCGGCTGATCTCCGCGCTCGAAAACCTGCGCGACCTCGGCAACACCGTCCTCGTCGTCGAGCACGATGAAGACACCATCCGCAAGGCCGACTACGTGCTCGACCTCGGCCCCGGAGCCGGCAAAAACGGCGGCCACCTTATCGCCGATGGCACCCCGCAACAGATCATGGACAACCCGGCCTCCGTGACCGGGCAGTACCTCGCCGGAAAGATCGACATCGTCACCCGCCCCACACCCGGCCAGGCTCCACGCCCGCTCACCGGCAACTGGATCACCGTCGAGAACGCCACCGCCCACAATCTTAAGAACGTCACCGCCCACTTCCCCCTCGGCGTCATGACCGTCATCACCGGCGTCAGCGGCAGTGGAAAGAGCACCCTCGTCAACGACATCCTCTACCGTGCCCTCGCTAAAGAGCTCTACGGCTCGCGCGAAGAGCCCGGCCAGCACGGCAAAGTCCGCGGCATCTCGCAGATCGACAAGGTCATCGAGATCGACCAGTCGCCCATCGGCCGTACCCCTCGCTCGAACCCCGCGACGTACACCGGTGTCTTCTCCGCCATCCGCGACCTCTTCGCCATGCTGCCCGAGTCGCGCGAGCGCGGCTACAAACCCGGCCGCTTCTCCTTCAACGTGCAGGGCGGACGCTGCGAGGCCTGCCAGGGCGAAGGCCAGCGCCGCATCGAGATGAACTTCCTGCCCGACGTCTACGTCCTGTGCGAGGTCTGCAATGGCCGCCGCTACAACCACGAGACGCTCGCCGTAAAGTTCAACGGCTACTCCATCGCCGACCTGCTTGACCTCGCCATCGAAGACGCGCTGCCTGTCCTCAAGGACATCCCGGCAGTCCACCAGAAGCTCCAGACCCTCGTCGATGTCGGCCTCGGCTACATCCACCTCGGCCAGTCCGCCACCACCCTCTCCGGCGGCGAGGCCCAGCGCATGAAGCTCGCCCGCGAGCTCTCCAAGCGCCAGACCGGCCGCACCCTCTACCTCCTCGACGAGCCCACCACCGGCCTCCACTTCGACGACGTCCGCAAGCTCCTCGAGGTCCTCCACCGCCTCACCGACCTCGGCAACACGGTCGTCATCATCGAGCACAACCTCGACATCATCCGCAACGCCGACTACATCCTCGACCTCGGCCCCGAAGGCGGCGAAGGCGGTGGCCAGATCATCGCCCACGGCACGCCGGAACAGGTCGCCACGGTCAAAGGCTCCTACACCGCCGAGTTCCTCGCCCGCCACTACACCCCGGCGCAGCTCGCCGCCAGCCGCAACGGAAGCAGTCACGTCGGACCGCAGTCAGCCAGCATCAGCGCCGCCACCGACCCCGACAAAAAAGCCAAAGGCAAGTTCGTTCCTCCTGAGAAGAAAACCGGCGTACCTACTCCGCGGACAGTTAAACTTGCTGAGGCAACGGACTCAGCATCAAAGAAGAAAAAATCCACCGCCGGAAAGACCGCCAAATCAAAGAAGAAGGCATGA
- a CDS encoding nitroreductase family protein: MAKIRKTLSQAIEERRATPSFDSAPLPPEDLKQILEAGLRAPSGYNMQPWRFVVVQSPEQKRRLRAASYNQAKVEEASAVIVACGDADGWRKDVDLMLEQGRSGGMPESYAAQARTSISNFLSGFTTEQMHAWLNKHVMIAFTHMMLMAEVMGYDTAPMEGFEQDKVHEALRLPMSYWVVALLGIGHLKGPDKYNGGRFEMSHTVFGEEYGKPLK, from the coding sequence ATGGCAAAGATCAGGAAGACATTGAGTCAGGCAATTGAGGAGAGACGCGCGACACCGAGCTTCGACAGCGCGCCTCTTCCGCCAGAGGACCTGAAGCAGATTCTTGAGGCTGGACTACGTGCGCCCAGTGGGTACAACATGCAGCCGTGGCGTTTTGTGGTGGTGCAGTCGCCGGAGCAGAAGCGGCGTCTGCGTGCAGCAAGCTACAACCAGGCCAAGGTAGAGGAGGCCTCTGCCGTCATTGTTGCCTGTGGCGATGCCGATGGCTGGCGCAAAGATGTTGACCTGATGCTGGAACAGGGACGGAGCGGCGGCATGCCGGAGAGTTACGCAGCACAGGCACGCACCAGCATCTCGAACTTCCTGAGCGGCTTTACGACGGAACAGATGCATGCCTGGCTCAACAAGCACGTTATGATCGCCTTCACCCACATGATGCTGATGGCCGAGGTGATGGGATACGATACGGCTCCAATGGAAGGCTTCGAGCAGGATAAAGTGCACGAGGCATTGCGGTTGCCGATGAGCTACTGGGTGGTGGCGCTGCTGGGGATCGGACATCTGAAGGGGCCGGACAAGTACAACGGCGGACGTTTCGAGATGTCGCACACGGTCTTCGGCGAAGAGTACGGTAAGCCGCTGAAGTGA
- a CDS encoding NUDIX hydrolase: protein MSTDSDEIRPRREYPRAPIVGVAGVVLCGDRVLLIRRGREPLIGAWSLPGGALELGETTAEGISREIFEETGVQVRPIAIITTLDRILRDADGAVQFHYVLVEWFCVADDCCDPICGDDAADARWVLCEEVFSATYKLDETTLGVIEGALKIAETMQR from the coding sequence TTGTCTACGGACAGCGATGAGATCAGGCCGCGGCGCGAGTATCCTCGCGCACCAATCGTTGGCGTAGCCGGTGTTGTGCTGTGTGGGGACAGGGTTCTACTGATCCGCCGTGGGCGCGAACCGCTAATCGGGGCATGGTCGTTGCCGGGCGGTGCGCTTGAGCTTGGCGAGACGACAGCCGAGGGAATTTCACGCGAGATATTCGAAGAGACCGGGGTGCAGGTGCGTCCGATAGCCATCATCACAACGCTGGATCGCATCCTGCGCGATGCGGATGGCGCCGTGCAGTTCCACTATGTGCTTGTGGAGTGGTTCTGCGTTGCCGATGATTGCTGCGATCCGATCTGCGGCGATGACGCGGCCGATGCACGTTGGGTTTTGTGCGAGGAGGTTTTTTCTGCGACCTATAAGCTCGACGAGACTACACTGGGCGTGATCGAAGGTGCGCTGAAGATCGCGGAGACGATGCAGAGATGA
- a CDS encoding alpha/beta fold hydrolase — MMKIALRLFAVIAVLLLVAGLIFYFNPLWVVDQQVRLHLWREGVKSDYVDAGGYRLHYFEAGKPDGTPLLLVHGLGARGEDWREMIPALAARGFHIYAPDLPGYGRSSKPANADYSIAMEEAAVVSFMQAVHLAHADIGGWSMGGWIAMKLTFDHPELVDRLVVYDSAGVYFPATFGADLFVPTDADGVTKLMAILSPHPQPIPAFVMRDVLRKIAHNGWVTERSMASMVSGRDLMDFRLHDIQKPTLIVWGSEDELIPLESGRKIHEGIPNSVLNIVKGCGHLAPLECSQPVAEATDVFLKAQPPMQGGEKVFLTIGIPR, encoded by the coding sequence ATGATGAAGATCGCGCTGCGCTTATTTGCGGTAATAGCCGTGCTGCTTCTGGTTGCCGGGTTGATCTTCTACTTCAACCCGCTATGGGTGGTCGATCAGCAGGTGCGTCTGCACTTGTGGCGCGAAGGCGTCAAGAGCGACTATGTCGACGCCGGCGGATATCGGCTGCACTACTTTGAAGCTGGCAAGCCGGATGGAACTCCGCTGCTGCTGGTTCATGGGCTGGGCGCACGCGGCGAAGACTGGCGCGAGATGATTCCTGCGCTGGCTGCACGTGGATTTCACATCTATGCGCCGGATCTTCCCGGCTATGGTCGCTCCTCGAAACCGGCGAATGCGGATTACTCCATTGCGATGGAGGAGGCAGCGGTCGTTTCGTTTATGCAGGCTGTTCATCTTGCCCACGCCGATATCGGCGGATGGTCGATGGGCGGATGGATTGCGATGAAGCTGACATTCGATCATCCGGAGCTGGTCGATCGGCTCGTCGTTTATGACAGCGCTGGCGTCTATTTCCCGGCAACGTTCGGCGCCGATCTCTTTGTGCCGACTGATGCCGATGGCGTCACGAAGCTGATGGCGATCCTCTCTCCGCATCCGCAGCCTATACCAGCCTTCGTGATGCGCGACGTGTTGCGCAAGATCGCCCATAATGGCTGGGTGACCGAGCGCAGCATGGCGTCTATGGTGAGCGGACGCGACCTGATGGACTTTCGTCTGCACGATATCCAGAAGCCGACGCTGATTGTTTGGGGATCTGAGGACGAGTTGATTCCGCTTGAGTCCGGCCGCAAGATTCATGAAGGCATTCCGAATTCGGTGCTGAATATCGTTAAAGGTTGCGGGCATCTTGCGCCGCTCGAGTGTTCGCAGCCAGTCGCCGAAGCAACTGATGTGTTTCTGAAGGCGCAGCCTCCGATGCAGGGCGGTGAGAAGGTCTTTCTTACTATTGGGATTCCGCGCTAG
- a CDS encoding UbiX family flavin prenyltransferase yields MPVTEACNITLAVTGASGSIYAAEMLRALAADARVAHINFIASENSLRVFAEELQLSGRNGLVEKLLGAPCTKLRQHADSDIGASIASGSYPTGAMIVLPCSMGTLAAIANGLASNLIHRAADVTLKERRPLILCVRETPFNRIHLRNMQLAAEAGATIFPTIPTLYNLPQSTTEMAQQFVHRVLAHIGMPQPGAYQWQPDTD; encoded by the coding sequence ATGCCTGTGACTGAAGCCTGCAACATCACCCTCGCCGTCACCGGAGCCAGCGGCAGCATCTATGCCGCCGAGATGCTGCGCGCGCTTGCCGCCGATGCACGCGTCGCACACATCAACTTTATTGCGTCAGAAAACTCGCTGCGCGTCTTTGCAGAAGAGCTGCAACTGAGTGGACGCAACGGACTGGTAGAGAAGCTACTCGGCGCCCCATGCACCAAGCTTCGTCAGCACGCCGATTCCGACATTGGAGCCAGTATCGCCAGCGGCAGTTATCCCACAGGCGCGATGATCGTGCTTCCCTGCTCCATGGGGACGCTCGCAGCTATCGCCAACGGCCTTGCATCGAACCTGATTCATCGCGCAGCCGATGTCACTCTCAAAGAGCGGCGTCCGCTGATTCTGTGCGTGCGGGAGACCCCGTTCAATCGCATTCATCTGCGTAACATGCAGCTTGCGGCTGAAGCTGGCGCAACTATTTTCCCGACTATTCCCACGCTCTACAATCTTCCGCAGAGCACAACGGAGATGGCACAGCAGTTCGTCCACCGCGTGCTTGCGCATATCGGCATGCCGCAACCCGGCGCGTACCAGTGGCAGCCTGATACCGACTAG
- a CDS encoding YkgJ family cysteine cluster protein, whose translation MSTDDRLVHIVDAALVSAVERGGTHLACRPGCTQCCHGVFPISQQDASRLRNALSALEHGDTSAAQRIRARVVDSLARIAPLFPGDLVTGILNDAYEEAALFADEESIGDNEPCPVLDPVTGTCDLYAARPIVCRTFGPPMRTAEGDLATCELCFITATTEEIAAAELDPTLPAQETASNAAFDVAHHLHGETIVAFALRNA comes from the coding sequence ATGTCTACCGACGACAGGCTTGTCCATATCGTAGATGCCGCTCTGGTCTCCGCTGTAGAGCGGGGCGGCACGCATCTTGCCTGTCGGCCTGGATGCACGCAGTGTTGTCACGGCGTCTTTCCCATCTCGCAACAAGACGCATCACGCCTCCGCAATGCGCTCAGCGCACTTGAACACGGTGATACTTCTGCAGCGCAGCGTATTCGCGCTCGTGTGGTCGATTCGCTCGCTCGCATCGCACCACTCTTCCCAGGCGATCTCGTCACTGGCATTCTCAATGATGCTTATGAAGAGGCGGCCCTCTTCGCCGACGAAGAAAGCATCGGCGATAACGAGCCCTGTCCTGTTCTCGATCCAGTCACCGGGACCTGTGATCTGTACGCAGCGCGCCCTATTGTCTGTCGTACCTTCGGACCGCCGATGCGCACGGCTGAAGGCGATCTTGCGACCTGCGAGCTCTGCTTCATCACGGCGACAACCGAGGAGATCGCCGCTGCCGAACTCGACCCCACCCTCCCCGCGCAAGAGACGGCAAGCAATGCCGCCTTCGATGTCGCGCACCATCTGCACGGCGAAACGATTGTCGCCTTTGCACTGCGGAATGCCTGA
- the purB gene encoding adenylosuccinate lyase — MIARYTRPAMGRIWSDENKYRSWLKVEAAASQALARFGLVPQEAADAIRDKGNFTVERINEIEAEVRHDVIAFTTTVAEHINNPEYSRWLHYGLTSTDVVDTAQALQIREASVIIREGIVALSDVLKRRALEFKMTPIIGRTHGIHAEPSTFGLKLLLWYSEMQRNLARFDAAAEDLRVGKLSGAVGTFGHLKPEHEEAICAELGLKPADIATQVLQRDRHAAYISTLAVLASTLDKIATEIRHLQRTEVREAEEFFSEKQKGSSAMPHKRNPITSEQISGLARVMRSNAQTALENVALWHERDISHSSAERVIFPDSTILADYLLAKTTNLIDKLLVYPARMLKNLESTGGLIFSGQLLLDLAESGMSREDAYRLVQGHAMNSWKNDLVFREEIAKVPEITARLSPEKLAHAFDYNRQLANVDAIFKRVLGK; from the coding sequence TTGATCGCTCGCTATACACGCCCCGCGATGGGCCGCATCTGGTCCGACGAGAACAAGTACCGCAGCTGGCTGAAGGTGGAGGCCGCCGCATCGCAAGCGCTCGCGCGCTTTGGCCTGGTGCCACAGGAAGCCGCCGACGCCATCCGCGATAAGGGGAACTTCACCGTTGAGCGCATCAACGAGATTGAAGCCGAGGTGCGGCACGACGTGATTGCCTTCACCACCACGGTTGCCGAACACATCAACAATCCTGAATACTCGCGCTGGCTTCACTACGGCCTCACGTCCACCGACGTTGTGGACACGGCGCAGGCGCTGCAGATTCGCGAAGCGTCGGTAATCATTCGCGAAGGCATCGTCGCGCTCTCTGATGTTTTGAAGCGCCGCGCGCTCGAGTTCAAGATGACGCCGATCATCGGCCGCACGCACGGCATCCATGCCGAGCCTTCTACCTTTGGGCTGAAACTCCTGCTCTGGTACTCGGAGATGCAACGTAACCTCGCACGCTTCGATGCCGCCGCAGAAGATCTGCGCGTGGGCAAGCTCTCCGGCGCGGTCGGCACCTTCGGCCACCTGAAGCCCGAGCATGAAGAGGCCATCTGCGCCGAGCTGGGCTTGAAGCCTGCCGACATCGCCACGCAGGTACTGCAACGCGATCGCCATGCGGCTTACATCTCGACACTCGCAGTATTGGCCAGCACGCTCGATAAGATCGCCACCGAGATTCGCCATCTGCAGCGCACCGAGGTTCGCGAAGCCGAGGAGTTCTTCTCCGAGAAGCAGAAGGGTTCAAGCGCTATGCCGCACAAGCGCAACCCCATCACCAGCGAGCAGATCTCCGGGCTTGCGCGCGTCATGCGCTCCAATGCGCAGACGGCTCTCGAAAATGTTGCCCTCTGGCATGAGCGCGATATCTCGCACTCTTCTGCCGAGCGCGTCATCTTCCCCGACTCGACGATCCTCGCCGACTACCTGCTGGCGAAGACAACGAACCTGATCGACAAGCTGCTGGTCTACCCGGCGCGCATGCTGAAGAATCTCGAATCCACCGGCGGCCTCATCTTCTCCGGCCAGCTTCTGCTCGATCTCGCCGAGTCCGGCATGAGCCGCGAAGACGCTTACCGCCTCGTGCAGGGCCATGCGATGAACTCATGGAAGAACGATCTCGTCTTCCGCGAAGAGATCGCCAAGGTGCCGGAGATCACCGCACGGCTCTCACCCGAGAAGCTGGCACATGCGTTCGATTACAACCGCCAGCTGGCGAATGTGGATGCCATCTTCAAGCGTGTGCTTGGAAAATAA
- a CDS encoding MarR family winged helix-turn-helix transcriptional regulator — protein sequence MTHRKSKAASLDWAKLADLAEFRYQLRRFVSFSEAACERAGISAQQYQLLQVVATVPAGQESSISYIAERMVVRHNTAVELVDRAEKSGLVQRVADPADHRRSLVEATSRGNDLLAQLVPVHLAEVRTENGDLLHSLEQLIGRKTSSSKRGAER from the coding sequence ATGACCCACCGAAAAAGTAAGGCCGCATCTCTGGATTGGGCGAAGCTGGCCGATCTGGCCGAGTTCCGCTATCAGCTGCGACGCTTTGTCAGCTTCAGTGAAGCAGCCTGCGAACGAGCCGGGATCTCAGCACAGCAGTATCAACTGCTTCAGGTGGTGGCGACCGTGCCTGCAGGGCAAGAGTCGTCCATCTCCTACATCGCCGAGCGCATGGTGGTGCGTCACAACACCGCGGTCGAGCTTGTGGACCGTGCCGAAAAATCGGGGCTGGTGCAGCGCGTTGCCGACCCAGCCGATCATCGCCGGTCACTGGTCGAGGCGACATCGCGTGGAAACGATCTTCTGGCACAGCTCGTGCCTGTTCACCTGGCCGAAGTCCGGACGGAAAATGGCGATCTTCTCCACAGCCTGGAGCAGCTGATTGGGCGTAAAACATCTTCTTCAAAACGAGGAGCAGAACGATGA